The nucleotide window ggaaaagaagggaatgagcatttttATAGCATCCACTATgggccaagtactatgctaagcaaagcactttttacaaatatctcatttcatcccacGCAAcaacccattttatagttgaggaaactgaccaagataagtgatttgctcagggtcacactgatagagtctaaagccaaatttgaactcagtctttctGAGGCCCCGTGCTCTTGGTCTACCCTGCTACCAGATGCTTCAATAGAATGTCCAGAGTGAGAGTGGAAGGATTTCCAGAAATGCCTTGGGTCCCCATCTTGGGTTGGGGAAGAATCTGTGAACAACCTGCCTGAGATGAGAAGAGAATCTATAAGTGAATATCCTCTTCTCTGTGTCCTCCTTCCCTTTTATATACATTAACTGCAGCCACAGGCCTCCACCACCATGTCTGGGATGTCGGTCTTGACAATGTTGCTGTCGCGGTCATAGTAGAGAAGGGACAAAGGGCGGCGGGCAGTAGGGACACAGCAGGAGCCTCCTCCAGTTGTTCCTGGGGCCCCATTAGCCTTGAGCAAGTTGAGGACAGCAGTGTGGAAAGAGGCAGCAATTCCTGGCATGCCTGCCACATGTAGTGGGCACTGCCCTGTACAGAAGTTCATAGCATAACCTTCAGGCTGAATGATCCAGTCATGCCAGCCAATCTCCCGGAAATCTACAAAGAACTCTTGTCGACAACACATCTGAGACCCACCTTGGCACTCTATGCCTCGACGATGAATCCGGTGCTTTCCTCCTATTCTCACCCGAGCTATTATAAAAggttgatgggcatccttttcCAAGACAACTGGGCCCTGGACTCCCCAGCCTTTGGCCTCCAATTCTAGGGTCAGATGCCCCTGACCATAAGCAGCCTGGGCCTCTGGCCCCAGGAGAAACTGGTGCCAGCCACTGGCATCTATCTCTAACCGGTGCTGGGTGGTCAAAGTGAGGTTGGTGTCCCGTGGCCCAGGCCCCAAGACCCTCACGTGCATAGTCCATGTGCCATTGGGAGGAATCTGCAAGAAGAAACCCAGCCTGGCTTGGAGGACCTCCAAGCTACCACTGGTTTGATCTTGGGAGAGTTGGAAATCCAGCACGGTCCTGTTGGTGTTAGAGTGGCCTGTAGACATAGGGAGCAACGGTCATCTTGGTTGTCCTGCTGATTCATTAAAGAATCAGCCCTTCCTTTCTCACCCAACTTTCTGTGTGTTTTCCTCCTTCACTTATTCCaggtgaggatcaaacgagataacaATAAAGGAACTTTATAAATGCTAAAGCTTTGTATAAATGTCTTTTCTTCAGAAGTCCCGATCTatgcctctctccttccctccctctctgctaCTAATCCTCCTTGTCCTTAGGTCTCTCTAATCATCAGACGTTTCCTTCTGAGGTCTTCTGCTCTAGCTCAgccttttattctcttctctacGGAGGATGGGAAACTCCCCAAGGGTCCCATCACTTTCTGAAAAAAGCTTCAAGCTTCTCTAGTTTAACCAATCATTTTACCCAGAAATCACCTTGCAGAGTCTTGACCTTCATCATCTTGTTGGACAGAGAGATCACCCTCATGACAAATGCTATCCCCAAGGTCCTCTCATTCTGCTGCTCCCACCCTTGGGGCAGGGTCACTCAGCTTTGGGCCTAGCTATTCTGAATGGTGGATGAGTGAAAACTTATTTACCTTACTATCTCTAGATAGTAAGACCATTCTTATCCCAACCAATTATCTACTGGGAAATCTGGGCCAACCTAGTACAAATATATTGCCCTCTCTTGCCCTCCCCACCactttcccaccccccacccccaattcttGTTGTGGCTTAAGCCTCAGCCACATTGAAAGGGGTAGAGAGACTTAGAGAAAGGAACTGATCTGCTGgattaaaactcttacctttgacCCTGATTTTGGAAAGGGGCCGGAGGGAAAAAGAAGCAGGAAGCCATCTCAAGCTTATAGATGCCAGCCAAAAGCAATGGGGAGGGgcaattaggtagctcagtggatagagggccagacctagagaaggggaggtcctggattcaaaactgacctcGGGCCctgccttgctgtgtgaccctaggcaagtcacttaacccccattgcctagctcttagtgttcttctgccttggaaccaatgggtagtatcgattctaagactgaaggaaggattttttaaaaagcaatgagAAACAATTGCTAAAAGTCATGAGGAACTGCTAAAGAATTGAGGCCGCCTAAAGGGGAGCCTTGGCTAGACGGAAACGTTGTCCAAATCATAGCTCCTGATTCTGTCCCAGGAGTGGGTAATCCTTTTTATTCTTGGAGAAACCCACTTATTCCTTTAGTTACCTTCTAAACGATCTAGGCTTGTACAACGTAATTTGTTCCTTACCCTGttgctttcaattttttaatgtgCATCTCATAAAATTACTAGATGGTGGTCTAAGTTAAGGAGATTTTTGTAAACTCAGTTTGGCGTCTGCTAATGCAAACTGGCCGGGAGTTCAGAGCTCTACATTTTAATAGCGatttgtttatttggtttcttGGCCTTGTTTTAAAGAAAGGAGGCTATCACCAGGAGGATATCGGTAGTAAATTCAAGCCAGTATAGCCACAGAGTCATCagagtgagagagaaacagagagatgggTAGTCGCCATTTTTCTTCCCCTAGAAGGTACAATGGGTTTGAAAGGAAAGCCGTGCCCCAGAAGGGGAGGCAGTTTTCAGGTAAGCCCTATCCATAcagagggatgaaggaagagtTTCCCTGATAGGTCAGACAATTCCCTTGACTAACAGTTCAACCAGCTTTGCCACCTGGTGGTTGTTAGTTATATTCTAGGAACAATAATCACATCAGTGCCACCAATGCTACTAGAAAGGGTGCGACAGTTAACTGCCTTCCTCATAATCCCTATGACTTTCAAACTAAAATGCTTCTCTCTGGcttgcatttcctttttctttcttagaattcttatatcCTCTGTCCTCACATTCTACACCATGATTGTGAAAAACAAAGGATACTTTCTTTTAAATCCAATTCTTTGATTCCAAAGTCTCCTATACCCATTTAGCAACTTGTGGGACATTGAGGCTACAGACTGGGCTAACCCATCCATGGTTTACCAGACCTATCAGGAACCTTAACGACCATGTAATCCAACtccttaatttttaagatttggaATCTGAGATCcagaaaagtaaagtgacttttcccagGGTTAAATAGATACCAAATATAAGAGCTGGAATTTGCACCCAGatcttctgagtccaaatctagttATTTTTACTTCATCGTGGTCCCAATTCTCATGCCCCAGGACTGGCCTAAGATCCCAATGCCCCATTTTAACAGGGTCAGCAGGCAGTTAGAGTGGGCATCTTTGGGGTCTCTATCTCCTGGTTTCTAGACAGACTCCTAAAATCATTAAGGTATGTGCATGGCTTTGTTTATTCTCTCATTGTCTGGCTTCTTTGAGTTTCTTGTGTTTCTTGATGTGATGAGTCACATCATACCCTCCAAAGTTATTTAACACATCTAACTCTGCCTACTCAAGCCATGTAGGAACTAGAGAGATCTGATCTTTAGTCAAGGATGGTGTAAAGGCCCAGGGATTAGGGGAGATGGCATGGGGTGGGCAGACTAAAGAAGGAGCAGAAAAAAAGTAGGGAGAGTGCTGGGTGTTGAGTGGGAGGAGAAATCCTTGGCCCTATGATGAGGCCCTTACAAACTACAGAGAGAGAGTGGCAAGTTTGGGAGCAGGTACGTGGATTCCCAACgggaaaaagggaaaggttgGGGAAAGAAGTGAGAGGGCTGAAACCAATAAAGGGACTACTTCCTACAAGAGTTTTGTGTTTCAGTTCCCATACCTACCTGTCTCAGCAAAACTGATGATCTCATACTCCTGTTCCTCAACTCCAGTCCCAGAACCCCCTAAAGTGCTACCAGGCAGAATCCTTCCTCCTCGGAGACCGTGGAGGCGCCGGAGTGCAGTCCTCAAGGTGGCTCTGGACACAGGCTGGATCAGTGTTGGACGCTGAGTTAAGTGCAGTTTATCCAGAATATTTTGCTTTGCCAGATTGAGCAGCATTTCCCGCTGTCCCTCAGGATCTGAACCAGGCACCCCACATGCTGGACATTGACTACCAACCCATTCAGTCCCTGCTGCAGCTGGAATCAAGAACAGGAGACTCAGGAACAGAGGAGAGACCATTGTCTGCTGGATCTTCCTCTGGAAGAAGAAACACCTTAAATCTGGGGCTCAGGGCTTCAGCCACTGTGACACTTGAGTTTTAAATGCTAGAGTCCACACCAAAGGGTGTGTATCCAGCTGGCATGATTCTTTACTGCGGGAGAGATGGTGGCCACACATCTGGCTTGAGAAGCACAAGACCGACACTAGAACCTGGCAGACCCTGCCAACTGATAAGTAGCTAAAGTACAAAGCAGGGCCCCGGGAGGGGTTGtttgggaagaacaaaagttccatCAGCCAATTTTGGAAGGCAGACAATTTCCATTTATGTTAGCTGCCTGCTTTGGGAGCAAAGGTTAGAAGTGGAATTCTCCTCTATTGCAAAGTGctcagagaaatgagaaagggaagatgGATCCAAGCCCTCCAGCACTGAGACTTCTTTAAGGATTGACTCTTAAGTAAGCGATTCTAATTTGCCCAGTTCAAGTTAATCTAATAAGCActgatttatttcatatttttttctcaatagtatataaacaatttttaatatttttaaaaaatctgaattctaaactctctctctctccctcttctctcccccttcttgaGAAGGGATCTTATAGAtcatacatgtgcaatcatgcaaaacatttccatattagccatgtggccaaagaaaatgaagactagaaaaaaaaaccaaaccaacaacaagaagaaaaataaaatataaagctaTGTTTCCATCTGCAATCAGATTTCATCGGTGCTTTCACTGGAAatagatagcatctttcatcctAAATCCTTTGCCttgtttcattgtattgctgagaataatacagttgatcatcgtatgatattgctgttactaagtacaatgttctgctggttctgctcccttcactttgtatcatctgttcatataaatcttctcaggTAAGGCTCTTAACTTTCCTGAGTCTCAGTATCCaaacctgtaaaaaaaaaaaaggataataaataCTTGCAATAACTACCAACTTCAAAAAGGAACagctaaaaaatataatcaaaattaaaacaaacaaaaaaaggaacaacTGCCATTAGACTCTCCCAAGAGGCCCATACTTAGAAGAGTCAAACATGAGATATTTTGTGGAACTATTTAATAGATGTTTCCTATTCACTGGGGCTCTGCACCTTCTGCCTTAAAGTCCATAATTCCTAACAAACCAGGCTAAGGTTTGGGTCTAAGTATTATATAAAcgttcattattgttattgttatttttgtcagTGGTTGTCTTCTCCTTCAAGGAACATTCTTCTAGTTGTCAGGGTTACCTCCCACAGTGCAATCAGCAGGGATTGAGAAATCCAGGAGTGGCTCATTTCTTGAATTTACAAGTCTGCTTCTGATGCTGAAAATGTCCATCTCAGGTTGGATGTTCTATTGCTTATGCTCAGGAAAGAAGCCCCAAATAGGAAAGGAAAGTAGGGCTCTGAGATCCAGGTTCAAGCTCACCTAAACCACTCTGGATACCAGTTGTAAACATTTCAGGACACCCCATGAGGAGTGGGACGGGGAGAGAGGGTGAGAAAGACAACAGAAGGCAAAGTCCCTCCTTGAGTTGGTGACTCTTACTGGTTCAGTGGCCAGTCCTATCTGAGAAAGCTTTGATGAGTTCTTTCGTTGTTAGCTGTCAAGTGGGAACATGAGGCTGGGTTTGGGGGAAAATTCAGGGGACTAACTAAGATTTGCTACATCATTCCAAGGTACCAAGTCCTTTAGCATTGAGCCAcatatatttctggaagttgCCAGAAGGGctcatttaataataaaaataatagctaacattgaaATAGCACTTATGATGTTCTAGGTGCTAcactaaatgttttattatttcaattgatccttgcaacaaccctgggaggtaagagctgctattacctcattttatagatgaggaaaccaaagcaaacagattaaatgatgtgtccagggtcacaacagCTTTGgattttgaggctggatttgaactcaggtcttcctgactccaggtccagtgctctgtccactgggccCCTTAGCTTTCCATGGACAGTCTCAGCCCATTCTCATATATGTTCCTTCAGGTAAAAGCCAATCATCCAACCCCTGCTAAACACTTCAATGTGTACAtgttatttccactgataaaatgatagaatagctccttgaggtcagaaaaTAGGTATttaatctttgtctttgtatccccagtgcctagcacataggagACACTTTTTGAATGATTAACTAATTCATTGTGAAAGGGAgtgaaataaaattggaaagagCCAAATTATATAAAGGCTTTACATGCCAAgtagaggaatttgtatttcatGCTAGAAGTAGTAGGGAGCTAGCAAAGTTTCCTAAGCAGAAGATTAATCGTCAGACCTATGatttaggaagattattattttctCAGTTTATATGATTCATCcatatgaatcatataaacagatagatagatagatataattttcccaattacacgtaatatcaattttcagcatacattttccaaaattataagatccaaattatttccctccctccttctgttcCCTCTCTATTGATGAtaaacaatttaatctgggttatacatgtatttgtatgtatgtatacatgtattaacatgaaaaacatacttccatattggtcattgttgtaggagaatactcatttaaaactaaaatcaaaacaaaataaaatttaaaacaaaataaaaacacaaataaactaaagtgaaaaattgtatgctttgatctgcattctgacctcaataattttttctctagaggtggatagcattctttgtcataagtccttcagaattgtcctggattgttgcattggtgAGAATAGCTCAGTCTTTCACTATTTattatcccacaatattgctattactttatacaatgttttcctggttctgcttatttcactctgtatcagttcatgtagggctttccagctttttctgaaatcatcctgttcatcatttgttatagcacaatagtgttccattaccaTCATCTgtcacaatttattgagccattccccaattgttggacatctcctcagtttctaattctttgccaccacaaaaagaactgctataaaatatttttgtactttctccttttaaaaaactctttgggatacagacctagtagtggtattactggataaaagaatatgcacaattttatagtcctttgggcatggttccaaattgccctccagaatggttggatcagtttacaacttcaccaatgatgcattagtgtaccaattttgccacattccctccactcagaatttgtcattttccttatagTTGCCCATCTGATAGGTGTACCCCATAGTTGTTtgaatctgcatttctctaatcaagagagttttaaaacattttttcacatgattattgataattttgatttcttcatctgaaaactgcttgttaatatcttttgaccacttgtcaattagggaatgacttgtattcttataaatttgacttagttttccatatatctgagaaatgagatctttatcacaGAAATTTGCTGCagatttcccccagtttgttgttttccttctaatattgattacattggttttgtttgtacaatttaatataatcaaaatgactcattttatatcttataatgttttctgtctcctgtttggttataaattcttcccttctccaagaaataaatccattttgtccttattttagtataaggtatgagatattgatccaTACCTCATTTCTGCCCtacaattttccaattttcccaatagtttttgtcaaatagtgagttcttatcataaaagctgggatctttgagtttatcaaacattagattgctaaagacatttatccctattataaTATGTATCTAATATATTCCATCAATCCaccattctttttcttagccagtagcaaattgttttgatgattactgctttatggtacagtttgagatctggtactgctaggccaccttccttcatatttttttcattaattcccttgatattcctgacctTTTGCTCTTCcggatgaattttgttatttattcagGTATTAATGACATCCTCAAAGAGGGTATTCCTAAATGGACCACACCTTTAGCATTAAACAATTGGCTGAAAGATGTAAAGAATACAAGATCCTACTGtgtttactatttttttattatgaaaatatcCATTTGATTAGGAATCTACTGTCCTAAAGGCTCTCTTTCAACAGGATGGCTTCTTCTCTATACCAATAGAATTCAATATTTCTTGAAGGACATAAAAACAGAGAGAACCTTGTTCAATGAATTACTGATGCTAAATATCAAGAAAGGCATAAAACaggtagttatatatatatacacagcaTTTGTCAATGTGATGGAAGAGATGCAGAGCAGAATCCACGTTGAAGAGGATTCTGGATGGATGATGAAGTCTTCTCTACTCCCAATTTGtctgtttatctgtaaaatagtaataataataaaaccaactTCCAAAAGTTGTGGGTTTTCAAGCAAGATAATCAtgaagtgcttagcaaagtgcttgaCACTtggtaagtgctatataaatgttagctaccatAATTGTAACTATACTtttaattatcataattatttttgctTGACATTATACCATTTGCATCAGGATCCAGATAATTGAAGAGATTCTTGTAAATTTACTCAAAAGAGTTTGGCCCGACAATCCACATCCAAaagagtggttcccaaacttttttggcctactgccccttttccagaaaaaatattacttagccccctggaaattaatttttaaaaattttaatagcaattaataggaaagataaatgcacctgtggccatcgccgttccccctagattgctgcagcatctaccagggggcagtagcacccactttgggaatcactggtctaaaactAAGATTATAGCAAACAGTTGGATAGACCATCTATAGATCTTGTCCATCAGTATTTATATCTGGGACAGATAGTACAAATAGTTgatataattaaaagaggaaggaaattgCATCTTGATGAATGAAGACAATGAAGAACTAGTAATATTAAAtaaacatgtatgcatcaaatggcatagcaccTAGGTTCTTAAAGGAGAATTTTTATGAAtaacaagaggaaatagacaataaaactatattagtaagTGACAGTAACCTTCTTCTCtcagaataaaataaatccaaaccaaaaaataaaagaaagaaattaaggaggtgaatagaattttagtaaagttagatttgatagacctctggagaaaactgaatggataTAGAATGGAATATACCTTTTTGCTCAGCAGAATAGGCACTTTCAC belongs to Gracilinanus agilis isolate LMUSP501 chromosome 5, AgileGrace, whole genome shotgun sequence and includes:
- the INHBC gene encoding inhibin beta C chain, whose amino-acid sequence is MVSPLFLSLLFLIPAAAGTEWVGSQCPACGVPGSDPEGQREMLLNLAKQNILDKLHLTQRPTLIQPVSRATLRTALRRLHGLRGGRILPGSTLGGSGTGVEEQEYEIISFAETGHSNTNRTVLDFQLSQDQTSGSLEVLQARLGFFLQIPPNGTWTMHVRVLGPGPRDTNLTLTTQHRLEIDASGWHQFLLGPEAQAAYGQGHLTLELEAKGWGVQGPVVLEKDAHQPFIIARVRIGGKHRIHRRGIECQGGSQMCCRQEFFVDFREIGWHDWIIQPEGYAMNFCTGQCPLHVAGMPGIAASFHTAVLNLLKANGAPGTTGGGSCCVPTARRPLSLLYYDRDSNIVKTDIPDMVVEACGCS